Proteins encoded in a region of the Phycisphaerae bacterium genome:
- a CDS encoding ATP-binding protein, producing MNILEQVHTGKRPMPPRLMLYGVEGVGKSTFGANAPNPIFIPTEDGLSEIDCASFPLAKKYTDIEAYLSALAIEKHDYQTVVIDSCDWLEQLIWEELCRLSGASSIERVDGGFAKGYIAALGFWRQIVDALDSLRTERHMAVILIAHAKVERFEDPESNAYDRYTPRLHKHAAALLTEWSDAVLFATRRFRTQSEDAGFGRERTIAVGIGESGGERLIRTVGGPSCIAKNRYNLPYEIPLSWDAFVNALNNNSNQETTNLENVNNG from the coding sequence ATGAACATACTTGAACAGGTACACACAGGAAAACGTCCGATGCCGCCAAGATTGATGCTTTATGGTGTTGAGGGCGTTGGCAAAAGTACGTTTGGTGCAAATGCACCGAATCCAATTTTTATTCCAACCGAAGATGGTCTGAGTGAAATTGATTGTGCATCATTTCCACTAGCTAAAAAATACACCGACATCGAGGCGTATTTGTCAGCATTGGCAATCGAAAAACATGATTATCAAACAGTTGTTATTGATAGTTGCGATTGGCTCGAGCAGCTTATTTGGGAAGAATTGTGCCGTCTATCAGGCGCAAGCTCAATTGAACGAGTCGATGGTGGTTTTGCAAAAGGATATATCGCGGCTCTGGGTTTCTGGCGACAGATTGTCGATGCTTTAGATTCACTGCGAACCGAGCGGCATATGGCAGTGATACTTATTGCACATGCAAAAGTTGAGCGTTTCGAAGATCCGGAATCGAATGCCTACGACCGTTATACACCGCGTCTGCATAAACATGCTGCTGCATTGCTTACCGAATGGAGTGATGCGGTATTGTTTGCAACCCGCAGGTTTAGAACTCAAAGTGAAGATGCTGGTTTTGGAAGAGAAAGAACCATAGCAGTCGGTATTGGCGAATCTGGTGGTGAGCGATTAATTCGCACTGTTGGCGGTCCATCATGTATTGCCAAGAACAGATACAACCTTCCGTATGAAATTCCTCTATCGTGGGATGCGTTCGTAAACGCGCTCAATAACAATTCAAATCAAGAAACTACTAATCTGGAGAATGTAAACAATGGCTAA
- the cas7c gene encoding type I-C CRISPR-associated protein Cas7/Csd2, with protein MTNNKALTNKIDFAVIISVNRANPNGDPLNGNRPRQTYDGYGEISDVCLKRKIRNRLQDMGESIFVQSDDNRVDEHRSLNARFKDALEKWEKEVKDKKRESTDTRSNAPKEWFDVRAFGQVFAFKEKKAGKKDKKTKEIENDADESTGENSDAVSIGIRGPVTIQSAFSVDPITPESLQIIKSVNLETEQNPDKKASDTMGMKHRVDKGIYVTYGAINTQLAKKPIFSDSDAEKLKKALQTLFVNDASSARPEGSMEVVKVIWWKHNSPCGQYASVKVHRSLKVSKDGNIDFDNLDGLSPEVIDGF; from the coding sequence ATGACTAATAACAAAGCACTTACGAACAAAATTGATTTTGCAGTGATTATATCTGTAAACAGGGCAAACCCAAACGGTGATCCACTAAACGGAAACCGACCTCGCCAAACCTACGATGGTTATGGTGAAATATCCGACGTTTGTCTCAAACGTAAGATACGTAATCGCCTACAGGATATGGGGGAGTCAATCTTCGTTCAATCAGACGATAACAGGGTCGATGAACACCGTTCTCTTAATGCTCGCTTCAAAGATGCTCTAGAGAAATGGGAAAAAGAAGTAAAAGATAAAAAACGGGAATCAACAGATACAAGAAGCAATGCTCCAAAAGAGTGGTTTGACGTTCGGGCTTTTGGCCAGGTTTTTGCATTCAAGGAGAAAAAGGCAGGAAAAAAAGACAAGAAAACAAAAGAGATAGAAAACGATGCTGATGAGAGTACGGGAGAAAATTCGGATGCGGTATCCATTGGGATACGAGGCCCAGTAACCATTCAGAGCGCATTCAGTGTTGATCCCATTACGCCGGAAAGTCTGCAAATCATCAAGAGCGTTAATCTCGAAACCGAACAGAATCCAGATAAAAAAGCATCTGATACGATGGGAATGAAGCACCGTGTCGATAAGGGAATTTACGTAACGTACGGTGCCATCAACACTCAATTGGCCAAGAAACCAATTTTTTCGGATTCTGATGCAGAAAAACTAAAAAAGGCCCTACAAACCTTGTTTGTGAATGACGCCTCTTCCGCCCGCCCGGAAGGAAGCATGGAAGTGGTGAAGGTAATCTGGTGGAAGCATAACAGCCCCTGCGGTCAGTATGCTTCTGTAAAAGTACACAGAAGTCTGAAAGTGAGCAAAGATGGAAATATTGACTTTGACAATCTGGATGGTTTGTCCCCAGAAGTTATTGATGGCTTTTGA
- a CDS encoding DEAD/DEAH box helicase family protein, with translation MIQLRAYQKQAINACYDYMRKSTGNGCIVLPTGSGKSIILAQICHDAVSIWDGRVLVLAHVQELIEQNAGEIKHFLGDNFVGIYSVGLKQKDMHQPVIAASIQSIYRKAFDFEPFDLVIIDESHLIPASGDGMYLSFLRDAKIVNPNIRLIGTTATPYRTGTGMICGPDNILNEVCYEVGIKELIRDGFLCPLRSKASKTRIDTSGLHIRGGEFIANELEDLMDTDTRVKAACSEILEYTQDRKAVLIFAAGVEHGKHIQRIFQEDHNIECGFVSGDSPDGWRRKMIDDFRSGKLKYLCNVNVLTTGFDAPNIDCIAMLRPTMSPGLFYQSVGRGFRLHESKKDCLVLDFGGNILRHGPVDCLRVTDAVVKGNGDAPAKECPECSEIIHAAYARCPVCGYEFPPPEKTKHETTASTEGILSDQASVNEYPVEEVLYNVHAKKGAKAESPRTMRVQYKIGFASYISEWICFEHTGFARQKAENWWKQRSDGVVPDDSDMAVYFATNGRLREPVKITVKSIPGQKFDAIVGYQFEYPQADNWQFDQPEPQYVPANDGIPF, from the coding sequence ATGATACAACTTCGGGCTTATCAAAAACAAGCAATTAACGCTTGTTACGATTACATGCGAAAAAGCACAGGTAACGGCTGTATTGTGCTGCCGACGGGCTCGGGAAAATCGATAATCCTGGCACAAATTTGTCATGATGCTGTTTCCATTTGGGATGGGCGAGTGCTTGTTCTTGCACATGTTCAGGAACTTATCGAGCAGAATGCCGGGGAAATTAAACACTTTCTCGGTGATAATTTTGTAGGAATTTATTCTGTCGGATTAAAGCAGAAAGATATGCATCAGCCTGTGATAGCAGCATCGATTCAATCTATTTATCGAAAAGCTTTTGATTTTGAACCATTCGATCTTGTCATTATTGATGAAAGCCATCTTATACCTGCTAGTGGCGATGGGATGTATTTATCGTTTTTGCGGGATGCAAAAATAGTTAATCCTAATATTCGACTTATCGGAACGACTGCGACGCCATATCGCACTGGAACTGGCATGATCTGCGGACCGGATAATATACTAAACGAAGTCTGCTACGAAGTAGGTATTAAAGAATTAATCCGTGATGGTTTTTTATGTCCACTTCGCAGCAAAGCCTCAAAAACTCGCATTGATACAAGCGGTCTACACATTCGCGGTGGTGAATTTATCGCCAACGAGCTTGAAGATTTGATGGATACCGATACGAGGGTAAAGGCTGCATGTTCTGAAATATTAGAATACACACAGGATAGAAAAGCGGTTCTTATCTTTGCTGCAGGTGTGGAACATGGCAAGCACATTCAGCGGATATTTCAGGAAGATCATAACATCGAATGTGGTTTCGTCAGTGGCGATAGTCCCGATGGCTGGCGGAGGAAGATGATTGATGATTTCCGAAGCGGAAAACTCAAATATCTCTGCAATGTAAATGTTTTAACTACAGGTTTTGATGCACCTAATATCGATTGTATAGCAATGTTGCGCCCGACGATGTCGCCGGGACTTTTCTATCAGTCCGTAGGAAGGGGTTTTAGATTACATGAAAGTAAAAAAGATTGTCTCGTATTGGATTTTGGTGGAAATATTCTTCGTCATGGTCCCGTCGATTGCCTTCGGGTCACAGATGCAGTTGTCAAAGGAAATGGAGATGCTCCGGCAAAGGAATGCCCAGAATGCTCTGAAATTATTCACGCTGCCTATGCAAGATGCCCTGTATGTGGATACGAATTTCCGCCGCCGGAGAAAACAAAACATGAAACCACTGCCAGCACCGAAGGGATACTATCCGACCAGGCAAGTGTTAATGAATATCCGGTCGAGGAAGTTCTCTACAACGTTCACGCCAAGAAAGGTGCTAAAGCCGAATCACCTCGAACCATGCGAGTGCAATATAAAATAGGTTTCGCTTCCTATATTTCCGAATGGATATGTTTTGAACATACAGGATTTGCTCGCCAAAAAGCTGAGAATTGGTGGAAGCAGAGGTCAGATGGTGTAGTGCCGGATGATTCTGATATGGCAGTATATTTTGCTACCAATGGCAGGTTACGAGAGCCTGTAAAAATAACTGTAAAAAGTATTCCAGGCCAGAAATTCGACGCGATAGTTGGCTATCAATTCGAATATCCACAAGCCGACAATTGGCAATTCGACCAACCAGAGCCTCAGTATGTCCCTGCCAACGATGGAATCCCCTTTTAG
- a CDS encoding PIN domain-containing protein, producing MKIFFDTNILLDVLLNRPQHFDASAKLWTAAESSHVQGYISAISFNNIYYIVNKLSGIKTAQKVLTTLRNSFTTVDCTAQIVNQAIDANVKDFEDAIQYYSALHAKCNYLLTRNIKHFPLKSIVVQTPEQFLATFDESIH from the coding sequence ATGAAGATATTTTTTGACACCAATATTCTGCTGGATGTTCTCCTGAATCGTCCGCAGCACTTTGATGCCTCGGCTAAATTGTGGACAGCTGCGGAGTCCTCGCATGTGCAGGGTTATATTTCCGCTATTAGTTTCAACAATATATACTACATCGTCAATAAACTCTCCGGCATCAAGACTGCTCAGAAGGTATTGACTACTTTGCGCAACAGCTTTACAACGGTTGACTGTACCGCTCAGATAGTCAATCAAGCCATAGATGCAAACGTGAAGGATTTTGAGGATGCGATTCAGTACTACAGTGCACTGCATGCCAAGTGTAACTACCTGCTGACACGAAATATCAAACATTTCCCGTTGAAAAGTATTGTCGTTCAAACCCCAGAACAATTCCTTGCCACATTCGATGAATCGATTCATTAG
- a CDS encoding DUF6364 family protein, producing the protein MPKLTLNADSETVSLAKKLAQVNNVSVSEMFSQFIHSLAAGDKTAVELGPLTRKMAGIIKLPRGKSQRDVLTEALIEKYGLKK; encoded by the coding sequence ATGCCAAAACTTACCCTTAATGCCGATAGCGAAACGGTGTCCTTGGCCAAAAAATTGGCACAAGTAAACAATGTCAGTGTGTCGGAAATGTTCAGCCAATTTATCCACAGTCTGGCTGCCGGCGATAAAACCGCTGTTGAGCTTGGACCACTTACACGCAAAATGGCAGGCATAATAAAACTGCCTCGCGGTAAATCCCAACGTGATGTGCTCACCGAAGCCCTGATAGAAAAATATGGACTTAAAAAATGA
- a CDS encoding helix-turn-helix transcriptional regulator produces MPGKREFGNKIRKLRDAKKAIDPKFSLRQFALAVGISATYLSRIENGDFDPPAPETIKKIAALLGTDADELLALAGKTDPALQKIIMEKPKMMADFLRKASGISEKDLKKIIKDLPDKKD; encoded by the coding sequence ATGCCAGGAAAACGCGAATTCGGTAACAAAATTCGAAAACTTCGGGATGCTAAGAAGGCTATAGACCCAAAGTTTTCGCTCCGCCAATTTGCGCTAGCTGTTGGAATCAGTGCAACTTATTTAAGCAGAATAGAAAACGGTGATTTCGATCCTCCTGCACCTGAAACAATAAAAAAAATAGCTGCTTTACTCGGAACTGATGCGGATGAATTACTGGCTTTGGCAGGTAAAACCGACCCTGCCCTCCAGAAAATAATTATGGAAAAGCCGAAGATGATGGCTGATTTTTTGCGTAAGGCCAGTGGGATTTCGGAAAAAGATTTAAAAAAAATAATCAAAGATCTTCCTGACAAAAAGGATTGA
- the cas2 gene encoding CRISPR-associated endonuclease Cas2 → MMVLITYDVNTETAISRKRLRHVAKTCKNRGQRVQNSVFECLVDPAQWVELRTKLVDIIDPETDSLRFYFLGSNWKRRIEHVGAKQAYDPQGELIV, encoded by the coding sequence ATGATGGTGCTTATAACCTATGATGTTAATACCGAAACGGCTATTTCAAGGAAACGGCTTAGACACGTAGCAAAAACTTGTAAAAATCGAGGCCAACGTGTTCAAAACTCTGTATTTGAATGTCTCGTTGATCCAGCACAATGGGTCGAGCTAAGAACAAAACTGGTTGATATTATTGACCCTGAGACCGACAGTTTGCGTTTTTATTTTCTCGGCAGTAACTGGAAACGACGCATAGAGCATGTTGGGGCCAAGCAGGCATATGATCCTCAAGGGGAGTTAATAGTCTAA
- a CDS encoding RusA family crossover junction endodeoxyribonuclease — translation MPYPPSINHYFKRRGNRTFIGPEGLLFRGKVCRALMAARVRPMAGMLAMKVRAYPPDRRKRDIDNIQKPLLDALEKGRAFFNDCQIKHLTTVMKEPFKGGKTIVTIKTLKVKET, via the coding sequence CTGCCATATCCGCCAAGTATTAATCATTATTTCAAGCGGCGGGGGAACAGGACGTTCATTGGCCCTGAAGGACTTTTATTTCGCGGAAAAGTTTGCAGGGCACTTATGGCAGCAAGAGTTCGACCGATGGCGGGTATGCTCGCGATGAAGGTCAGGGCATACCCGCCGGATAGACGCAAGCGTGATATCGACAATATTCAAAAACCGCTGCTGGATGCATTGGAGAAGGGCAGAGCCTTTTTTAACGATTGCCAGATAAAGCATCTGACAACTGTTATGAAAGAACCTTTCAAGGGCGGAAAAACAATAGTAACGATTAAAACATTAAAAGTGAAAGAAACATGA
- a CDS encoding ImmA/IrrE family metallo-endopeptidase: MEVKYIHDFKIETAAFKLLGEYSQKFGEVTKPPIPVEEIVDSHLKLDYGFDDLPSSLEIPDVLGATWVQLKKIRIDQSLDPTVYPAKIGRYRFTVAHELGHWQLHKSQILENSNSLFETEQKPAIVCRKISAKKPIEKQADIFAGFLLMPKQMVQNKWKEIVGSLEPYVAVDEISDLSARWGLAEDNQPTVQIAKQLAKIFNVSGQAMQIRLINLGLILTKQPERGLF, encoded by the coding sequence ATGGAAGTAAAATATATACACGACTTTAAAATAGAAACTGCCGCATTTAAATTGCTGGGTGAATATAGCCAGAAATTTGGTGAGGTTACAAAGCCACCTATTCCGGTAGAAGAGATCGTTGATTCTCACCTTAAACTGGATTATGGTTTTGATGATTTACCATCATCGCTCGAAATCCCAGATGTACTTGGCGCAACATGGGTTCAATTAAAAAAAATCCGTATCGATCAATCGCTAGACCCAACAGTATATCCTGCTAAAATTGGGCGGTATCGGTTTACTGTTGCACACGAACTTGGACATTGGCAACTGCATAAAAGCCAAATTTTAGAAAATAGCAATAGTTTATTTGAGACGGAGCAAAAGCCTGCAATTGTATGTCGTAAGATTTCAGCAAAAAAGCCCATTGAAAAACAGGCGGATATATTTGCCGGATTTTTATTGATGCCAAAACAGATGGTGCAAAATAAATGGAAAGAAATAGTGGGAAGTCTTGAGCCTTACGTTGCGGTGGATGAAATTTCCGATCTTAGCGCACGTTGGGGTTTGGCTGAAGATAATCAGCCCACAGTACAAATAGCCAAACAGTTAGCAAAAATATTTAATGTTTCCGGCCAGGCTATGCAAATACGACTTATTAATTTGGGTCTTATTCTTACAAAACAGCCTGAGAGGGGATTATTTTAG
- a CDS encoding site-specific integrase: MATIYRKTYTQHLPKNATIVERNAKKMAMWIDGKGKKHFDHITTGNKGQTKIIRYSPVYLAQYRDADGQMVYESTGCRDEQAARHVLAELVKRVEHIKAGIISTQQCRTADHAKLGLNEHINAYFEHLQAKTIRGKRVSVAHRKNVQGQLEKLITDCKFKRLIDITRDCLEKWMNRSEKDGMGARTRNTYRAAIIAFCNWCMETDRMAANPLSRLCAADEHADKRRTRRALTEEELNRLFTAARLRPIAEYGRKSSPLPAEEIKGRKSWCKEPLVFDKLQELAERGKEVLKDNPELMSKFQWQGYERSLIYKVLALTGLRKGELASITIGQVWLDGKQPYLELKAKDEKAGRGAQIPLRPDLANEIRSFLGKKLKPNKLLKLPLDVPLFYVPKNFIKIFNRDLIAAGISKCDDRGRTLDIHALRHTFGTHLSKAGVAPRVAHAAMRHSSIDLTMNIYTDPTLLDVAGAINSLPKFTVSQSNSAKIA; this comes from the coding sequence ATGGCAACTATATATCGTAAAACTTATACGCAGCATTTGCCCAAAAACGCCACAATTGTCGAAAGAAATGCCAAGAAAATGGCTATGTGGATAGATGGCAAGGGCAAGAAACATTTTGACCATATTACAACCGGGAATAAAGGGCAAACAAAAATCATTCGTTACAGCCCCGTTTATTTAGCACAATACCGGGATGCTGACGGCCAAATGGTGTATGAATCCACCGGCTGCCGGGATGAACAGGCGGCGAGGCATGTTTTGGCTGAATTGGTGAAAAGAGTAGAGCATATCAAAGCCGGCATTATTTCTACACAGCAGTGTAGAACCGCCGATCATGCAAAATTAGGATTAAATGAACATATCAATGCTTATTTTGAGCATCTACAGGCAAAGACTATCAGGGGCAAACGCGTATCGGTTGCACATAGGAAAAATGTGCAGGGGCAATTGGAAAAGCTTATAACTGATTGTAAATTTAAAAGGCTAATTGATATTACCCGAGACTGCCTGGAAAAATGGATGAACCGCTCAGAAAAAGACGGCATGGGAGCGCGAACCAGAAATACTTATCGTGCCGCCATTATCGCATTTTGCAATTGGTGCATGGAAACCGATAGGATGGCTGCCAATCCATTATCAAGGCTTTGTGCTGCCGATGAGCACGCAGATAAACGCAGGACAAGGAGAGCATTAACTGAAGAAGAATTAAACAGGCTCTTTACCGCTGCCCGGCTTCGCCCTATTGCTGAATATGGTCGCAAATCCTCGCCGCTGCCTGCTGAAGAAATAAAAGGTCGCAAGTCCTGGTGCAAAGAGCCGCTTGTTTTTGATAAGCTGCAAGAACTGGCAGAAAGAGGCAAAGAAGTTTTAAAGGATAATCCAGAATTAATGTCCAAGTTTCAATGGCAAGGATATGAGCGGTCACTTATTTATAAAGTTCTTGCACTGACAGGCCTTCGCAAAGGAGAGCTTGCAAGTATCACCATAGGTCAGGTGTGGCTGGATGGTAAGCAGCCATATCTTGAATTAAAAGCTAAAGATGAAAAAGCCGGACGAGGAGCACAAATACCATTGCGACCAGATCTTGCGAACGAGATAAGATCGTTTTTAGGAAAAAAGTTGAAGCCAAATAAACTTCTGAAACTGCCACTCGATGTACCACTATTTTATGTGCCCAAAAACTTTATTAAAATATTCAATCGTGATCTTATTGCTGCAGGTATATCAAAGTGTGATGATCGCGGCAGAACGCTTGATATTCACGCCCTGCGTCACACATTTGGCACACATCTGAGCAAAGCAGGCGTAGCCCCCCGTGTTGCCCATGCCGCAATGAGACATTCATCAATTGATTTAACGATGAATATTTACACCGACCCGACCCTTCTTGATGTTGCAGGTGCTATCAACTCCCTGCCAAAGTTTACAGTTTCTCAATCAAACAGTGCCAAGATAGCGTAA
- the cas4 gene encoding CRISPR-associated protein Cas4 has translation MFFEDQLISISALQHWLFCHRQCGLIHLEQIWIENQLTAEGRVLHEKVHQANAEFAGDARIVRGLRLVSFQLGLVGQADVVEFHKSDKGIVLPGSDNLWQPFPVEYKRGKPKKNNSDCVQLCAQAMCLEEMLNTEITFGAFYYQRPRRRTEVEFTTQLHGLVEDISQSVHEMIDGGITPRGDYEQKCKNCSLAGVCMPKTTGVDKKIDYYLSKAGNDEGLIE, from the coding sequence ATGTTTTTCGAAGATCAGTTAATTTCTATCTCTGCATTGCAGCATTGGCTGTTTTGCCACCGGCAGTGTGGGCTTATTCATCTTGAACAAATCTGGATAGAAAATCAGTTGACTGCTGAAGGAAGGGTTCTTCACGAAAAGGTGCATCAGGCTAATGCCGAGTTTGCAGGCGATGCGCGAATTGTTCGCGGGCTTCGATTGGTTTCATTTCAGCTGGGCTTGGTAGGGCAGGCTGATGTAGTTGAATTTCATAAAAGCGATAAGGGAATTGTGCTGCCGGGAAGTGATAATCTCTGGCAGCCTTTTCCGGTCGAGTATAAACGCGGCAAGCCGAAGAAAAATAATAGCGACTGCGTACAGCTTTGTGCGCAGGCGATGTGTCTTGAAGAAATGCTCAATACAGAAATTACCTTTGGTGCATTTTATTATCAACGGCCGAGGCGAAGGACGGAAGTGGAATTTACGACGCAGCTGCACGGGCTGGTGGAAGATATTTCGCAAAGTGTGCATGAGATGATTGATGGTGGGATTACGCCGAGGGGTGATTATGAACAGAAATGTAAGAATTGTTCCTTGGCGGGTGTTTGTATGCCGAAAACAACAGGGGTAGATAAAAAAATTGACTATTATTTATCGAAAGCAGGAAATGATGAGGGATTGATTGAATGA
- the cas1c gene encoding type I-C CRISPR-associated endonuclease Cas1c, with the protein MKRLLNTLFVTTQGAYLSKNGDTVEVFAEHQSLLRVPIHTLGGIVCFGNVTASPFLMGLCGDNNVTVSFLTENGKFLARVHGRVNGNILLRKEQFRRSDCLKSSARIASAVVTAKIANSRVVLQRVLRDKPDHDFHADVNIAVGHLGGSIEQASKCMDLDEIRGIEGQAADIYFSCFDHLITTNKNDFSFCSRNRRPPLDNVNALLSFIYTLLVHDCQSALEAVGLDPAAGFLHRDRPGRPSLALDLMEEFRGYLADRLVLSLINRQQVQAKGFTKTESGAVMMDDETRKTVLVAWQQRKRDEITHPFLQEKIDIGLLPHVQAMLMARFLRGELEGYPPFLWR; encoded by the coding sequence ATGAAACGCTTGCTTAATACTTTGTTTGTTACCACTCAAGGGGCATATCTTTCAAAAAATGGCGATACAGTTGAAGTCTTTGCTGAGCATCAAAGCCTTTTGCGCGTTCCGATTCATACGCTGGGCGGGATTGTGTGCTTCGGGAATGTTACGGCGAGTCCGTTTTTGATGGGGCTGTGCGGGGATAATAATGTTACGGTTTCATTTCTGACGGAGAATGGCAAATTTCTTGCCAGGGTTCATGGACGCGTAAATGGTAATATACTTTTGCGTAAAGAGCAGTTTCGCAGGTCGGATTGTTTGAAATCCAGCGCTCGAATTGCATCTGCTGTTGTTACCGCTAAAATTGCTAACAGCCGAGTTGTTTTGCAGCGTGTTTTGCGAGATAAACCCGACCATGATTTTCATGCAGATGTTAATATTGCCGTCGGTCATCTGGGCGGAAGCATTGAACAGGCAAGTAAATGTATGGACCTTGATGAGATTCGCGGGATCGAAGGACAGGCTGCGGATATTTATTTCAGTTGTTTCGACCATTTGATAACAACTAACAAAAATGATTTTAGTTTTTGCAGCAGGAATCGTCGGCCGCCTTTGGATAATGTAAATGCTTTGCTTTCATTTATTTATACATTACTTGTTCACGATTGCCAAAGCGCATTGGAAGCGGTGGGGCTTGACCCGGCAGCAGGATTTTTACATCGTGATCGACCCGGCAGGCCAAGCCTAGCCCTTGACCTTATGGAAGAATTCAGAGGATATTTAGCAGATAGACTTGTGCTTTCCTTGATAAATCGTCAGCAGGTTCAGGCAAAGGGATTTACAAAGACGGAATCCGGAGCAGTTATGATGGATGATGAAACTCGAAAGACGGTTCTTGTTGCCTGGCAGCAACGAAAACGAGATGAGATCACGCACCCATTTCTTCAGGAAAAAATAGATATTGGATTATTACCTCATGTACAGGCAATGTTAATGGCTCGATTTCTTAGAGGCGAACTTGAAGGCTATCCGCCATTTTTATGGCGATGA
- a CDS encoding DUF669 domain-containing protein: MANLNFNANNVEAATDFDPIPAGKYSAVIVDSEMKAAKNGNGSYLELKFQIIEGEYKNRLLWARLSLENQNDTTVKIAKSQLAAICQAIGVMVPKDSAELHNMPMIINVKVKKRSDNGELANEIKGYSKRETSVSQNAPSQKGIAPWKR; encoded by the coding sequence ATGGCTAATCTTAACTTTAATGCAAATAACGTCGAAGCTGCAACCGATTTTGATCCAATACCAGCGGGGAAATATTCTGCTGTGATTGTAGACAGTGAAATGAAAGCGGCCAAAAACGGAAATGGCAGCTATCTCGAATTGAAATTTCAGATTATCGAAGGCGAGTACAAGAATCGCCTGCTCTGGGCCAGGCTAAGCCTTGAAAACCAGAATGATACGACGGTGAAAATAGCCAAAAGTCAATTGGCTGCCATTTGCCAAGCTATCGGAGTGATGGTGCCCAAGGATAGTGCAGAGTTGCACAATATGCCAATGATCATCAATGTCAAAGTTAAAAAACGCAGTGACAACGGTGAGTTGGCTAACGAAATCAAAGGTTACAGCAAAAGAGAAACATCTGTTTCGCAAAATGCTCCATCACAAAAAGGAATTGCTCCCTGGAAACGCTGA